Within the Anas acuta chromosome 6, bAnaAcu1.1, whole genome shotgun sequence genome, the region AGTGCACACACTAGTTCTGTGAGTCCAGGACCCCATCCGGTTGAATATTCAATTGCAGAAAATTTTGAGATTGAAACTGAATCTCAGGCTTCAGTTATGCATTCTCAGTCAGCCGAGGACTTGGACTgccctggggaagaggaggaagaggaagatgggAGTAGCTTTTGTAGTGGAGTTACAGATTCTAGCACTCAGAGTTTAGCCCCTAGTGAATCAGatgatgaggaagaggaagaggaagatgaggaagatgatgaggaagaaaaagcagatgatTTTGTAGAAAGCATGGGCTCCCATGCTAATATGGTGCCTCTTCCTTCTGTCCTTTGCTACTCTGATGGAACTGCTGTGCATGAAAACCACTCTAAAAACGCCTCATACTATACTAACTCTTCAAATCTGTATTACCAAATAGAGAACCATGTTGCTGGCACTGCTAACCAGATTGGTGAGACTTACTCAGAAAGGGATGCTGTAAAGAATGGTAGTCTTTCTCTGGTGCCTTACAACATGACTTCAGAACAGTTTGTTGACTACACACGGCAATCAGAGGAAACTTTTAGCAGCCCTCATTACCCTTCTGCAAATCCCTCAGTGATTGTTTGCTGCTCATCTTCTGAAGGTGATAGCAGTGCTCCATGTAACAGTTTATACACTGAGCATAGGCCAAGTCACTCTCAAGTGGAATTTCACTCATACTTGAAAGGTCCTTCTCAAGATGGATTTGTTTCAGCTTTGAATGGCGAGAGTCGTGTACAAGAGCACCCTGCTGAGAATTCACTAAACCTCCCAGAAAGGAGCAGACTGCACGAAGAGTGCATCAA harbors:
- the CSRNP3 gene encoding cysteine/serine-rich nuclear protein 3 isoform X5 encodes the protein MSSSSILKREKRKRTKNVHFNCVTVYYFTRRQGFTSVPSQGGSTLGMSTRHNSVRQYTLGEFAMEQERLHREMLREHLREEKLNSLKLKMTKNGTVESEEANTLTLDDISDDDIDLDNTEVDEYFFLQPLPTKKRRALLRASGVKKIDVEEKHELRAIRLSREDCGCDCRVFCDPETCTCSLAGIKCQVDRMSFPCGCTKEGCSNTAGRIEFNPIRVRTHFLHTIMKLELEKNREQQVPALNGCHSEISAHTSSVSPGPHPVEYSIAENFEIETESQASVMHSQSAEDLDCPGEEEEEEDGSSFCSGVTDSSTQSLAPSESDDEEEEEEDEEDDEEEKADDFVESMGSHANMVPLPSVLCYSDGTAVHENHSKNASYYTNSSNLYYQIENHVAGTANQIGETYSERDAVKNGSLSLVPYNMTSEQFVDYTRQSEETFSSPHYPSANPSVIVCCSSSEGDSSAPCNSLYTEHRPSHSQVEFHSYLKGPSQDGFVSALNGESRVQEHPAENSLNLPERSRLHEECIKSPVVETMILHTKVMEISTVKQHI